The Mannheimia pernigra sequence TTGTCATTTGGTGGTTTGCTTTGTCGCCTTGAGCATTAATCATTCCACCTTTGATATGCGTGTTTTCTTGCACATTAATGTTGGCGTTTTCTTGAATGTTAAAGCCAGATTGTTGATTGACTTGGGCATACTTGACCTTGGCTTTGTTTTGGCTTGCCTGTGAAGATAGCCCCCATCCACTGCCATAAATGGCCACCGAGCTACTCACACCCCCTTTGGGTCTGTTTGCTGTCATATTTTTCTGTGTCTTGCAGGCTTTCAATATGCAAATTTTTCGTATCAAGTGATAAATGCTTAACATTTGCGACCGCCCCTTTAAGCGTAGTCGTCTCTTTAGCTTTGATTTTTAGGCTGTCGCTGTTAATCTCCGTCAAGTTTTGAACGGTGGAATCACTGTTGGAATGCCCTGTGCCCACATTCACCGCACCTTCCACACCAAAGCCAGTGGCGCCTTGTGATTTACCCACAAACACCCCAACATTCCAACGGTTACTTTTGTTATCGCTTCGGTTGGTTTGGGTATCTGTTGTACCAAGCGGTCGTTTTTCAGAAAAATTTTGCAAAATAGAAATAATATCCTCTGAACTGGCTGAAACAGCTTTGGGCTTTCCGGCTGATTTGGCAAGTTCAGATACCACAACAAACTGTTGTGTGGATTTGCTAAAAATAACTTGATGGATGTTATTCATATTTACGTTTCTAAAATTTGCAAAATATTTAGCATAATTAACCGCTTGTAACTTATATTAAATATCACTAGCGTGAACGCTAGTACTATCGAGGGCTAATCTACTACAGTC is a genomic window containing:
- a CDS encoding hemagglutinin repeat-containing protein: MNNIHQVIFSKSTQQFVVVSELAKSAGKPKAVSASSEDIISILQNFSEKRPLGTTDTQTNRSDNKSNRWNVGVFVGKSQGATGFGVEGAVNVGTGHSNSDSTVQNLTEINSDSLKIKAKETTTLKGAVANVKHLSLDTKNLHIESLQDTEKYDSKQTQRGCE